The Candidatus Sulfotelmatobacter sp. region ATTTCTCAACGTCAACCAGATTCTGCCGGAGATGGGGACGCACCGCGAGATGAAGCCAGTGCTGCCGAATGGCGGGCGGTTTATCAAGACTCATGAAATGTATCGGCCAGAATATAAACGCGCCGTTTATCTTATGCGCGATCTGCGCGACGTGATGCTTTCCAACTGGGCGCGGGACAAGGAAATGGGGTTCTCGCAATACTTCGACGATGGCCGCGGCATGGACGGATATGTCGAGTCTTTCTTAAAAGGAAAGGTCACGCGCTTTGGATCGTGGCAGGCGCACGTCGACTCGTGGATGAACTGTCCGCTGGCGAAGAATGGCAATCTGCTGGTCGTGCGCTATGAAGATCTGCGGAAGGATACGGAAACGGGATTGATGGAGATGCTCGAGTTCCTGGGAATTCCAGGGGACCGGGAACGGGTCCGCAAGGCCATAGAAAACAATTCACTGCGGGCGATGCGCGAGAAAGAAGACAAAGCCAAGAAATCGGGGGCGACGCTGGGTAAGGGAACGTTGCTGCGCAAGCATCGCGTGGACCGCGAAGATGCGCGCTTCGTGCGCACCGGGTCGGTCGGTGGATGGCGCGAAAAGCTGAGCGCCGCGCAGATCGAGATGGTGGAGAAGTACGCGGGCGAAGCGCTGGTGCGGGCGGGATATCCGGCAGGGCTGGCGAAAGAAAATCAATCGGAAGAACTGGCCTCACCCGCGCGAGGGTAACCGGCACCGTAACCATACAGATGTAACCACCTCGCGATGACTCATGTAATGAAGCAAATTCCTTCGATTCTGGCGATGATGTTGCTGCTTGCCGCGTGGATGATTGGGCAAGAAAAAGTTGCACAAGAAAAAGTGCTCCCAGAGAAAGCAGCGGGAGTCGCCGCCGAAAACGACACCTTGCGCAAAGCTGCCGAACCGCTGGGGTTTTGGGTCGGGACAACGATTCAAGGGCGAATGTGGAATCACGATCCATCGTACAAGCCCGTGCTGGCACGGGAGTTTAATGCGGCGGTCTCGATTGTGTTTTCCGGGATCACGCAGCCGGAGCGAGGGCGCTTCAACTTCGATCCGATGGACGAGGCCATGAGTTTCGCCCGGCAGCATCAGATGAAGCTCATGGGACACAGCCTGGTGTATCGGAATATGACGTCGTCGCCCTGGCTGAACTTTAATACTGAAGCTTGTGGGGGATGGTCGGCGAAGGAGCTGGATCAGATTCTGAAGGAGCACATCCAGACGATCGTCCGCCACGGCGGGGATACTTATTATTCGTGGGAGGTGGTGAACGAGCCGACCAATCCCACGCATAACGGGTGCTGGGCGCGGATTCTGGGGGAGGAGCAGTACATCGTGAAGGCGTTCCAGTATGCCCGCGAGGCCAATCCCAACGCGCTGCTTGTGCTCAACGATACGTTCGGCCATGGTGGAATCGACAAAGAGCGGGCGGATGCGTTCTTCGCGCTGGTGAGCCGAGTCAAAGCGGCGGGCGCTCCGATTGACGCCGTGGGGACGGAAATGCACTGGCAGATGCCTGAATTGCGGCCGACGTATCTGGAAGAGTTCAAGTCGTTTCTGGAAAGCGCGCGCAGGGCCGGGGTAAAAGTGCACATCACGGAAATGGACTTGTATCAGGGAGCCACGGATTCTAGGGAAGTGTTTGCGAAGCAGAAAGAGATTTACTACAACGTGGTCCACACTTGCCTGAAAGATTCGAATTGCATCGGCTTCACGACCTGGGGGATTGCGGATCGTTATAGTTTTCTGCGGGGCGAGGGGATGCCGAACGCGAAGCAGACCATGTTCGACGATAATTACGGGAAAAAGCCGGCCTACGAGGGCGTGCTGCAGGCATTGAAGGAAGGGCGATAAGCTACAAGAAAATGGGTCAGAAGAAGATGCACTACAAGGAAGAAGGGCGATGAGCTACAGCGTTTTAGAACGGACGAGGCTGGCGGAGGTGCGCCAGGACCATACGCTCGAGGTCCGCCCGCGCAAGCCGTGGTGGCTGCTTGTGTTTTTTGTCGTAGTCGGATTTTCCATCTCGGTGGGAGTTTCGATGTTGGCCGGGTCGTCGCCGTATGGGGTGCTGATCGTTGCGGGCGTTATCGGGGCGTGCATTCCACTTCTTTTTCTGATGATTAATGCGGCGCCGGAAGCCTTGGCGAGCGCGCGGGAACTGGCGCAGAACTGGACCTGGTGGCATCCGCTGTGGTTCTTCATCTTTTTCAGCATGCTGGTGTTCCGCATCCGCGACGTCGGCGAGGCCAGGGCGAATCCGATCGACGCCTACGCCATGCTGAGAATTATTCCTGAAGCCTTCGTGTCGATCACGCTGATTGTCCGGTTGATACTAAAGAAGCCGAATTGGCTGGGAGCGTTGTTTCGGGGCATTCCAGGTGCGATGGCAATCTATTGCCTGGTCTGTCTGGCGACGACGGCGTGGTCGGTGAATGCCTCATGGACGGCGTATAAGTCGCTGGAATTTCTGGCCGACGTTTCTCTTCTGGCCGCGATCGTGGCCAGCGCCGAGGGCTTCTTCACCTACAAGAATCTGCTGGATTGGACGCTGACGTTCTACGGACTCTCGCTGCTGGGGGTGTGGAGCAATCTTCCGATATGGCCGACGGAGGCGATGGATGGCGGCCGCCTCACGGGCGTGATTCCCGTGGAAGCTTCCAACAGCGTCGGAACTTCCGGGGCGGTATTGGCCATCATCGCGCTGTGCCGATTGCTGCCCGTGTTCGGAGAAATCAAGAACCGCGCCTGGTACGTTCTTCTGCTGATTTTTGGTGTGGTCTCGATGGCCCTGTCGAAGACCAGAAACGCGGAGGCCGCGTTTATTTTTGCGGTGGTGCTGATCGTGGTTTTGTCGAAACGTCTGCGAAAAATCGCCGCCTGGGGCAGCCTTGCCGTGGCACCGCTAATTACTGTAGCAATCCTGCTGAACGACAAACTGCTGGGCTACGCCTGGGATATGGTATTGAGCGTTGCCGAGCGCGATCAATCGGACGCGGCGATCGGCTCATTGAGCGGCCGCACCGCGTGGTGGGCCTATGGCATTGAGCAGTTGATGCATCATCCGTTTACCGGCCTGGGAGCGTACGCGGCCGGACGTTTTGCGGTGCTGGGCAAGTTGGGGGTCGGCTCGGCTGCCATGATGCACAGCGACTGGATTGAAGTTCTCATCGGGACCAGCTTCTGGGGCATCATCCCGTTTGCCGGCGCGTTGATTGCGGCGTGGTGGTATTTGTATCGCTGCATTCGAAGCGATGTCTTTTCCCCCGACCAGCGCCAGCTCGCGCTCGAGATGTTCGCGCTGCTGGGCATGCTCACCATGCATTCGTTCTTTAACGATGAGTTGAGCTGGCACTGTCCTCTGCTGTATTTCGCGATTCTGGGCTATGCCGAGTTCGTGCGGCAGAGCCAGAAGGCGCAGCGCAGCCGTGCCCTGGAGCTGCGGGCGTTCTAGCGGCCGAGAATTTTGTCCGAAGAAGTGCGGCAACAAAGGTTTCCAATAAAACTGCAACACCAAAAACAAAAATACCTTGGGGGGAGTTCACGCAAATGGCAAATAAATCTCGGATTCTGGTAACGGGTGCGGGTGGGTTCATTGGTCATCATCTGGTAAAGCGTTTGAAGGCCGATGGTCATTGGGTTCGCGGGGTGGATGTGAAATATCCCGAGTACGAAACCTCAGCCGCGGACGATTTTCAAATTCTCGACCTGCGGGTGTGGGACAATTGCCTGACCGCCACGCAAGACATCGATCAGGTCTACAACCTGGCTGCCGACATGGGCGGCATCGGCTACATCACGTCGTTCCTGGCCGATATCTCGAAAAATAACATTCTGATCAACGCGCACATGCTGGAGGCGGCGAAACAGAACGACGTGAAGCGTTACTTGTTCTCGTCGTCGGCTTGCGTCTACGCGCAATCGAAGCAGAAGAATGCAGAAGTGACGCCGCTGAAGGAAGAGGACGCGTATCCCGCGGATCCCGAGCCGGGTTACGGCTGGGAGAAGCTGTTCGCGGAAGAACTCTGCCGCTACTACTATCACGACTACAAGTTCGAGACGCGCATCGTACGCTTCCACAACGTGTACGGGCCGCTCGGCACCTACGATGGCGGCAAAGAGAAATCTCCGGCGGCGATCTCGCGCAAAGTTGCGAAAGCCAACGACGGCGGCGCGATCGAAATCTGGGGCGACGGCGAGCAGACACGTTCCTACATGTACGTGGATGATTGCGTCGAGGGCCTGATCCGGCTGATGGCTTCCGATCATCGCGATGCCCTGAATTTGGGCACCGACGAGATGGTCAGCATCAACCATCTGGTCGATATGATCTGCGGCATTGCCGGCAAAACGTTGACCAAAGAGCATGACCTGAACAAGCCGCAGGGGGTGCGCGGACGCAACAGCGACAACACCATGCTGCGCAAGGTGCTGGGCTGGGAGCCTTCGATGCCTCTCGAGAAGGGTCTGGCCATTACCTACAAGTGGATCGAAGGGGAAGTGAAGAAGAAAGAAGTGGGCGAGTTGGCCGAAGTTACGGGCGACTAATCTCGTCTAACGAATCGGCGGGCGGGAAGAGTCAGCGGGCCTCAGGGGCTAAAGCCCTCAGGTGTTTTTGCCGCCGACGGCATGGCTGAAAGCCGTGCCCTTCCCGTTCGCGGTTGTCTTTCGCATTCGCGCGTAAGTCTGAATTCATTGCAAGAAAATGCAGGGCACGATCATGGAAACCTTTTCGGCAGACAAGTGCGTGAAGATTCTGGGCGTCAAGGTTCATGCCACGAACATGGACCGGGCGCTGGCTCAGGTGGAGGAGGCGGTCGCACGCGGTGACAAGGGTTACGTCTGCGTCACCGGAGTGCAGGGCATCATGGAAGCGCAAATGGATGCCAACCTGAAGCGCATCATCAACCAGGCAGCCCTGAACATTCCCGATGGACGACCGACGGTATGGGTGGGTTGGCTGCGCGGGATGCTTCAGATGCGCCAGGTAACCGGCCCTAACATGATGCTGCGGCTTTGCGCGCTGTCGGCGGAGAAAGGGTATACCCACTTCTTTTACGGCGGAAACGACGGAGTGGCGGATGAGCTGAAAGATTCGCTGACTCGGCGCTTTCCGGGACTGAACGTCGTTGGCACTTACTGTCCTCCATTTCGTGCGCTGAACGAGCAGGAAGAGGCGGGTCTGGTTCGAATGGTTGCGGAAACGAAGCCCGACTTTTTCTGGGTGGGATTGAGCACGCCGAAGCAGGAAAAGTTCATGGACCAGTATCGGTCGAAGCTCGATACCAAGCTGATGTTCGGTGTGGGCGCGGCCTTCGATATGCATACGGGGCGAATTAAAGATGCGCCGTACTGGATGAAGGTGGTGGGGGTGCAGTGGATGCACCGCATCTATCAGGATCCGGCGCGGCTGTGGAAGCGTTATTTGGTCAATAATCCGAAGTTTGTGTACCGGATCGCGCTGGAGTTGCTGGGCTTTGGGGAGCAGCAGGAAATCTGACGCCAATTTCGCGGGCGAGGAACACCGGGTTTCTCGACTCCGCAAGATGACGCGTAAGGCGCGCCATCTTGCTGCGCTCGAAATGACAATTTAAGTAAATTGCGTTGGCAATGACAAGCGTGAGTTGCGGCATGAATCTTGACCATGAGAGTTCTTCTTGTCCACAGTGCGTATCAGCAGTTTGGTGGGGAAGACTCAGTGGTGCGCGCGGAAACAGAGTTGCTGCGGAAACATGCCGACGAAGTTTACCATTATTCGCGGCATAACGACGAGATCAAGCAGTTTGGCCTGACGGAAAAGGCCGCCTTCCTCCCCCAGACGATTTACTCGTGGAAGACCAGTGGAGAACTGGAAGATGTGGTCCGGGGATTCAGGCCGGACGTGGCTTTCATCCACAACGTTTACCCGCTGATCTCCCCCTCGGGGTATCACAAGCTGCATTCCCTCGGCATTCCCACGTTGCAGGTGCTGCACAACTTTCGCCTGCATTGCCCCAACGGATTGTTCTATACGCAGGGGCAAATCTGCGAAGCGTGCAAGGGCGGCGATTACCTGAACGCGGTTCGCAAGCGCTGCTACAAAGACAGCTACGCGTTCAGCGGGTTGTATGCTGCGACGTTAGGTCTGAACCGGGTAGGGGGAGTGATCGACAAGATTTCCGGGTTCATCTGCCTGACTGAGTTTTTCAAATCGAAGATGCAGGAAATGGGCGTGCCGGAGTCGAAGCTGTTCGTGCGACCGAATTTTGTGTACGCGCCGCCGCTGCCTGCTGGGAAAATGCCGGGAGATTATGTGCTGTTCATGGGGCGATTATCCCCTGAAAAAGGCTGCTGGACACTGATTCGGGCTTTCGAGCAACTGCCGCTGGTGCGGCTGAAGATTCTGGGCACGGGTCCGCTGGAGCAGGAGTTCAGGCAATACGTCCAGCAAAAAGGAATTCGCAATATCGAGATGCTGGGTTTTAAGAGCGGCAGTGAGAAATGGGAGATTCTGCGCAACGCTCGTTGTCTGGCGATGCCTTCGGAATGGTACGAGAATTTTCCGGTGACGGCTCTGGAGGCGTTCATGGCGTGCAAGCCCATCATTGCGGCGCGCCTGGGTGGGCTGCCTTACATTGTGGAAGAAGGGAAGTCGGGTCTTCTTTTTGAGGCCGGTAACGTGAGCGAGCTGGCGCAAAAGATTCAATGGTTGGTGGACCGGCCGGACGAGGCCGTCCGCATGGGCGAATGCGGACGGCGCTTGACGGAAACGAAATATGGTCCGGAACAGGGCTACCGCAATCTGATGAAAATTTTTGAGCAAGTAATTTCTGCGCAGGCGCAGGCGGCATGAGTACGGCGACAGTCAATGGCGAACGCACGGCGACCGCACACGACATGTCTGCGAACAAGGCTGCGGTGCAGAGTCCCGAGATGAGCGCAGGGCCCGTGTTTGTGGTGGGCATGTGGCGTTCGGGGACTTCGCTGCTTTACGCGCTGCTGAACCAGCATCCGCAGATCGGACTGATGTATGAATCGGATCTAGCGCTGTTGTCGCCCCTGTTCTTGCTGCCGAGAAAGAGTTCGTGGTGGCTGAAGAAGGTGGATTCGTGGAACGGCGTGTTAACCCGGCACAAGATCGATCCCAGTCTGATTGCGGAGAACATCGG contains the following coding sequences:
- a CDS encoding glycosyltransferase family 4 protein encodes the protein MRVLLVHSAYQQFGGEDSVVRAETELLRKHADEVYHYSRHNDEIKQFGLTEKAAFLPQTIYSWKTSGELEDVVRGFRPDVAFIHNVYPLISPSGYHKLHSLGIPTLQVLHNFRLHCPNGLFYTQGQICEACKGGDYLNAVRKRCYKDSYAFSGLYAATLGLNRVGGVIDKISGFICLTEFFKSKMQEMGVPESKLFVRPNFVYAPPLPAGKMPGDYVLFMGRLSPEKGCWTLIRAFEQLPLVRLKILGTGPLEQEFRQYVQQKGIRNIEMLGFKSGSEKWEILRNARCLAMPSEWYENFPVTALEAFMACKPIIAARLGGLPYIVEEGKSGLLFEAGNVSELAQKIQWLVDRPDEAVRMGECGRRLTETKYGPEQGYRNLMKIFEQVISAQAQAA
- a CDS encoding sulfotransferase domain-containing protein encodes the protein MNTLKKLRFKASRTKLRLPKAWWQHRGLNDNDVLFASFERSGNTWLRFVLMEILGKGDAGFLNVNQILPEMGTHREMKPVLPNGGRFIKTHEMYRPEYKRAVYLMRDLRDVMLSNWARDKEMGFSQYFDDGRGMDGYVESFLKGKVTRFGSWQAHVDSWMNCPLAKNGNLLVVRYEDLRKDTETGLMEMLEFLGIPGDRERVRKAIENNSLRAMREKEDKAKKSGATLGKGTLLRKHRVDREDARFVRTGSVGGWREKLSAAQIEMVEKYAGEALVRAGYPAGLAKENQSEELASPARG
- a CDS encoding endo-1,4-beta-xylanase — its product is MKQIPSILAMMLLLAAWMIGQEKVAQEKVLPEKAAGVAAENDTLRKAAEPLGFWVGTTIQGRMWNHDPSYKPVLAREFNAAVSIVFSGITQPERGRFNFDPMDEAMSFARQHQMKLMGHSLVYRNMTSSPWLNFNTEACGGWSAKELDQILKEHIQTIVRHGGDTYYSWEVVNEPTNPTHNGCWARILGEEQYIVKAFQYAREANPNALLVLNDTFGHGGIDKERADAFFALVSRVKAAGAPIDAVGTEMHWQMPELRPTYLEEFKSFLESARRAGVKVHITEMDLYQGATDSREVFAKQKEIYYNVVHTCLKDSNCIGFTTWGIADRYSFLRGEGMPNAKQTMFDDNYGKKPAYEGVLQALKEGR
- a CDS encoding WecB/TagA/CpsF family glycosyltransferase, translating into METFSADKCVKILGVKVHATNMDRALAQVEEAVARGDKGYVCVTGVQGIMEAQMDANLKRIINQAALNIPDGRPTVWVGWLRGMLQMRQVTGPNMMLRLCALSAEKGYTHFFYGGNDGVADELKDSLTRRFPGLNVVGTYCPPFRALNEQEEAGLVRMVAETKPDFFWVGLSTPKQEKFMDQYRSKLDTKLMFGVGAAFDMHTGRIKDAPYWMKVVGVQWMHRIYQDPARLWKRYLVNNPKFVYRIALELLGFGEQQEI
- a CDS encoding NAD-dependent epimerase/dehydratase family protein; this encodes MANKSRILVTGAGGFIGHHLVKRLKADGHWVRGVDVKYPEYETSAADDFQILDLRVWDNCLTATQDIDQVYNLAADMGGIGYITSFLADISKNNILINAHMLEAAKQNDVKRYLFSSSACVYAQSKQKNAEVTPLKEEDAYPADPEPGYGWEKLFAEELCRYYYHDYKFETRIVRFHNVYGPLGTYDGGKEKSPAAISRKVAKANDGGAIEIWGDGEQTRSYMYVDDCVEGLIRLMASDHRDALNLGTDEMVSINHLVDMICGIAGKTLTKEHDLNKPQGVRGRNSDNTMLRKVLGWEPSMPLEKGLAITYKWIEGEVKKKEVGELAEVTGD
- a CDS encoding O-antigen ligase family protein yields the protein MSYSVLERTRLAEVRQDHTLEVRPRKPWWLLVFFVVVGFSISVGVSMLAGSSPYGVLIVAGVIGACIPLLFLMINAAPEALASARELAQNWTWWHPLWFFIFFSMLVFRIRDVGEARANPIDAYAMLRIIPEAFVSITLIVRLILKKPNWLGALFRGIPGAMAIYCLVCLATTAWSVNASWTAYKSLEFLADVSLLAAIVASAEGFFTYKNLLDWTLTFYGLSLLGVWSNLPIWPTEAMDGGRLTGVIPVEASNSVGTSGAVLAIIALCRLLPVFGEIKNRAWYVLLLIFGVVSMALSKTRNAEAAFIFAVVLIVVLSKRLRKIAAWGSLAVAPLITVAILLNDKLLGYAWDMVLSVAERDQSDAAIGSLSGRTAWWAYGIEQLMHHPFTGLGAYAAGRFAVLGKLGVGSAAMMHSDWIEVLIGTSFWGIIPFAGALIAAWWYLYRCIRSDVFSPDQRQLALEMFALLGMLTMHSFFNDELSWHCPLLYFAILGYAEFVRQSQKAQRSRALELRAF